AAACTGCTATAAATCTGCAAAAGAAGGATTTATTTTTAACTGCTTATACGGAGATCGAGAGAGTGATACTTTTAACTATCTAGATCAGGAGTTTATAGAGAAAATTGCCCTCTCATTAGGGGTAAATGAGGTAAAATACGTTCAAGATTACTTACCAAACGATATCACTGTAGGATTTTTTAGATAATGTGTGCAATTTTTGGAATTTTAGGGGAATACGACGAGCAAAAAGCAAAAAGCGCACTCTCTAAACTTGCGCACAGAGGACCTGATTTTTGCGGACTGACACAGGAAAAAAACATCTTCTTTGCACACCAAAGACTCTCTATCAATGATACTCACCATAGAAGTAACCAACCGCTTCGCTACAAAGATATTCTCCTTTCATTTAACGGGGAGATTTATAACTTTCAAGAGTTAAAAAAAGAACTCGATTTTGAGTTTCAAACAGAAGGTGACAGTGAAGTTATTATTGCTGCCTATCTCAAGTGGGGTATAGATTTTGTGCAGCATCTCCGTGGTATGTTTGCAATCGCTCTCAAAGACGGTGACAAACTTTACCTTTTTCGTGATAGACTTGGTAAAAAACCACTTTTTTATATGCAACAAAATAATGCACTCTACTTTGCTTCAGAACTGAAGGCACTCACACCGTTTTTAAGCAAAAAAGAGCTGAATGATGATGCAATGCTCAGCTATCTTAGCTTCCTAGCTCCCACTCCACCCAATACGTTTTATAAGGGAATTTATAAACTTGCTGCAGGAGAGTATCTAAGCTTTATCAACAATAAAGTCAAAGTAGAGAGATACTTCGATCTTTTAGACAACCCTTCTAATATCATAACTTCAAAAGAAGAAGCATTGACAAAAATTGAAGAACTTTTGGAAGAATCTATTTACATGCGCCTTGATACTCAAGTACCAACTGCAGCACTTCTTAGTGGAGGGATAGATAGTGCTACAATTAACTACTATGCACAAAAAAAAGGTTTAAGCCTACCCTCGTATACTCTTGGATATAAAGAGTTTGCAAAGTATGATGAACGTAGTAATGCTAAAGAGAGTGCAGAATTTTTAGGTATTGAAAATATTGAAGTGGAAATAGATCAAACAAGTTTTATTGAGAAGATCGACGAAGTATTCTACGCTTTGGATGAACCGCTTAACGATCCAGCCTCTGTCCCTTTGTATATGCTTTTTGAAAAGATTAAAGCTGATGGACACAAGGTGGTGATGAGCGGTGAGGGAAGCGACGAACTTTTCTTAGGCTACAGACAATATTTTGAATACCTTGACATAGAAAAAGCTGCAGTTTTAATGCACAAAAACTGGCTGAAAAAATATTTTCGCTCAAACTTCTCCATGAATCGGGAATGGGAGTGGTATAAACGTATCTTTGATGAGAGCCTGCTATTTAGAACATCAGGTGAGAAGTTTACCGATCTACAAAAGAACACCCTGCTTCGCAGAAACATAAGAGATGATGAGAGTCTGAAATATCTGCAACCGTACAGAGATCGTTTTGTAAACTCGACCCATTCTGACAACTCCATATGGTACAGTTATATAGATCTTAATCTCTTTCAAGCTGAGCATTTCTTGACAAAACTTGATCGCGTATCTATGGCGCATAGTATTGAGTCACGTACACCATTTTTAGATCACAAGCTTGCAGAGTGTATCTTTTCAATAGATCCGAAATTACGTTATCAAGATGGGAAAACAAAAGCCCTTTTAAAAGAGATAATGCAAAACAAACTCGATAGTAAAATATTAACAAGAAAGAAAAAAGGTTTTTCAAATCCATATATGGAGTATCTCATCAATTCAGAAGAGATCAATCTCATCACTGAAGTCAATGAGCAAACAGGTCTTTTCAAAGATGATGTTTTAGAGCGTTACATTCAGACAGCGGCAAAGGGAAGATTTAAACAACATCTTTGGGGTCTGTATAGCCTTAGTCACTTTCTAAAAAGAGAATTCCTATGAATAAGCTTATGATACTCGCTATGTTTTTTTGGGGAAGCGGCTGGAGTGCACTCAAAATACTCACCTATGAACTTCCTATGGATGTTGTCGTATTTTGGCGTTTTTTCTTTATGTCTTTGACATTTATCCCTGTGCTTATCTATTTTAATAAACCTCTGAGGCTAACAAAAGATTCGCTCAAATTTATCTTATCAAGTTCAGTCCTCAATGTCAGCTTTATGTTCTCTTCTTTTTACGGTATCAAATATGGCTTAGCGGGTGCAGGAAGTGTTATAATAACTACTTTTAGTCCAATTATGACTTTTTTACTTGTAGCTTTGTTATTTAGAAACAGATTACACAACAGACAATATTTTGGACTCCTTTTAGGGCTTGTTGGTGGGTATATACTTCTTCAGCTCAATGATTTTTCCCTCTTTTTAAATTCGGCAAACCTTTACTATCTGCTATGTGCTGTGATTTGGGCAGGTGTAACTGTACTTTCACAGCACTCGCAAAAACATATCCATCCCGTACATTACAGCTTTTTTATATCTGTCGTTGCAACTGTTTTTATGTTCTTTTATTCCTATGATTCAAACTTATCAGCCGTTTTTGATCAAGATCTGAAGTTTTGGAGTGCACTCATCTACCTGGCTGTCTTTGGACAAACGATAGCAACGACAATCTTTTTTATAGCAAGCGGTAAACTAGGAAGTGAAAAAACTAGTTCCTATATGTTCTTGGTACCTGTTTTTGCACTACTTAGTGCATCTGTTTTACTTGATGAATCTATGCAACTACATGTAATAGTCGGAGGGGTTATTAGTATGTTGGCAGTTTATTTTATTAATAAAAAATAATTTTTTCGATACATTGTTGTTAATATAAAGTTAAAAACAATTTTTATAAAATACACGATATTTCGAAAAGGGTCACATATGAAAAAAGTTTTAGTTCTTGGAGGAGGCTTTGCAGGTGTTGATGCTGCAATACATCTAAGAAAAAAAGGTTACAAAGTTACACTTGTAAGCGATCGAGACTATTTTTATATCTATCCTACTTCTATATGGGTGCCGACACGCAATGCCGAATTTAAAGACGTTTGTGTCGACCTAAAAGAACTACAGCAAGCACATGGGTTTGATTTGCTGATAGACGGTGTAAAAACGATTGCTTATAAAGAGAATAAAGTCACTTTAGAAAGTGGAATGCAGATTGAGGACTACGATTATCTCATACTTGCAATTGGTGCTTCAAAAATGCAGCCTAAAGGAGTTGAAAATACTCTCTCAATCTGCGGTGCCCCGGAGCAATCGCTTCTAATCCGCGATAAACTCGATGAACTGATTACAAAAGGAAGCGGAAAAATTGCAATGGGTTTTGGAGGCAATCCAAAAGACACTTCTGCAGTTCGTGGTGGTCCAGGGTTTGAGCTTATGTTCAATGTTCATCAACTCTTAAAACAAAAAGGGATCCGCCAGAACTTTGAACTTACATTTTTTGCCCCTATGCCTGAACCGGGTAAACGTATGGGACCTAAAGCACTTGCAATGATGGATATGTTTTTTACAAGACTGGATATTAAAAAACGATTCGGTAAAAAGATCACTCACTTTGAATCAGATAGTGTCGTGTTTGAGGATGAGAGTAAACTCGAAGCTGACTTTATTATGTTTATCCCTGCAGGAAACGGGCACAAAGTTGTACAAAGTTCCGATCTACCGCAAAATGATGCCGGATTTGTCAAAACAGACGACTATTCTTGTGTTATTGATGAAAACGGTTATATGACAAACGTCTATGCTGTCGGTGATGTTGCAGCACTCGAAGGGTATGAATGGCGTGCAAAACAGGGTCATATTGCCGAAGTTATGGCAAAAAATGCAGTACACAACATTTACCAAAGAGATAACGGCGGTTTTGATTTTAAAGGCTATCACGAGCATCTCAATATCTTATGTGTAATGGATAGCGGTGACGGTGCTGCTTTTGTTTACAGAGATGAAAAACGTGCCTTTATGCTTCCTCTGCCTTTTATTGGACACTGGCTAAAAAAAGGGTGGGGATTTTACTGTAGGAATTCAAAACTCGGGAAAATCCCAAGAATTCCAGGTATGTAACAAGAGCTTATTGCTCTTCTTGCAGTCTTCTTTTGAGCTTCATTTTTCTTTTTGCAAGCTCGCGCATATCTTCGGTTGTATCACTCTCATCCATAATCTCAACTCCTAAAATTGTCTCAACACAATCCTCTAAAGTCACAATCCCTTCCGTTTGATCATAGTTATCACGAACAAGGAACATATGATCTTTTTTTGCAATAAACATATCAAGTGCTTTTGATACCGGAATTTTTTCATTGATTGAAAAAATATCTTTTTTAATCACAGTCAAAGGTACACTGTCATCAATAAGCGCCTGTTTAAATATCTTCTTTGTAAGCACTATACCTGTCACCTCTTCAATTGAGTTTTTAAAGACAGGGATACGTGAAAATTTAAAAATAGCCGGTTGTGTATTCACAACTTCTTTAATTGTCATATTCTCATCAAGTGCGAAAACAACACTTCTCGGTGTTAATACTTCTGCAACTTTAATCTCGCGAAGTTTTAAAATATTTTCAATTACCTCTGATTCTTTCTCATCGATAACACCTTCATCCTCACTCAAAAGCATACTTTCTAAAAGTTCCTCTTTCGTCATCGTATGTGCGTTTTTTTTACCTTTTGAAATCTTATTTGTTACTGCCAATGTAAGTAAAATAACAGGGTATGTAAACCAGATAAACACACGGATGAAATATGCTGCTGCAGGAGCTAAACTTTTCCAATAAATAGCCCCTATAGTTTTAGGGATAATTTCCGATAAAAATAAAATTGCAAATGTTAAAATAACAGAAACATATACCACTGCATCATTTCCGAAAATCTTTGCGGCTTGTGCACCGACAGCTGCAGCACCTAAAGTATTTGCAATGGTATTTAAAATTAAAATAGAAGCTATAGATTTGTTTATATTCTCTTTTTGAATACGAAGTAATATACCTATATTTGGTCTTTCTTTCTCCATTACTGCCACGTAAGACATATTGATGGATAAAAGTACAGATTCTAAAACTGAACATAAAAACGATACACCAACTGAAAGAAGGAAAAACAGTATCAATAAATCCAAATGATTACTCTCTTTATAATAAAATATATGTTGCTAAGCCTAAAAAACTAAAAAAGCCGACTACATCGGTTACAGTGGTCAAGATAACCGTACTTCCGATCGCCGGATCAATTTTTAGCACTTTAAGTCCTAGTGGCACTACGGCCCCAAAAAAACCTGCCATTAACAGGTTTATGATCATACTAAGCCCTATAACAAGCCCTAACATACTTATATCGAACCACAGCCATGCTATAAGTCCCATGACTATAGCAAAAACCAGTCCGTTCATAAGCGCAATAAAGATCTCTTTTTTTAATATCCTTAAAGCATCACCGTTAGAGATATCTCCCAAAGCTAACTGACGTACAACAACCGTTAGCGTTTGTGTTCCCGCATTGCCTCCCATAGATGCGACTATCGGCATCAAAACAGCAAGTGCTACCAAACTTTGCAGTGTTTGCTCAAACATACCGATTACTAAAGAAGCTATTATTGCTGTTACAAGATTTATTCCAAGCCATGTAGCACGCTTTTGCCCTGCCACTAACACATCATCCTCTTCCGCTTCGTCATCGACACCGGCAAGTTTATACATCTGTTCTGTTGCATGTTCGTTAATAATATCATAAATATCATCCGATGTGATACGTCCTAACAGTTTTCCATCACCGTTGACAACAGGCATAACAGAGAGGTCATACTCTTCAAAATAATGTACAACTTCTTTAATATCTTCAGTATCTAAAGCTTTTTTCGGTTCAAAAGTCTCTTCACTCTCTTCAATATTTTCTTTGATTGTTTTTGAAAAATTAAAAATTAAAAGATCATCCAAACCGACTGCATATAAAAGTTTATTTCTTCTATCAACTACAAAAAGATTCTGAACATTTTCAAGTTCATGCTCTTTACGAAGTTTTGCAAACCTTTTGATTACATCTTGAACAACTTCATCTTCATACGATGTAAATACTTCCAGCTGCATGTATGCACCGGCTTCATCTTCATCATAACTTTGAAGTGTTTCAATCTCTTCTTTATTCTCTTCGTCAAGCTTTTTGAAAACCTCTGCAGCAACCTCTTCATCTATATCTTCTAGTTCTTCTAAGAATTCTACCTGGTCATCTGTTTCTAGTTCGTTAACTGCATGTAAAAGTTCATCAATACTTAAGTTGCCTACTACATCTTCGAAATATCTATCTGGAAGTGCTAGTGCAACGTCACCGATAATATCTTTAGGAACAAGTTTTATGGCACGCTTAAACTCTTCTGCATTGAGTTCTTTTAAAAGCTTTGCTATATCTGAGGGATGCATCTCTACATCATCATGTGTTTGTAAATATTTTTCTATCTCTTCCATTAATGTAATTATAACTTAGTTGGGTTACTTTTTATCATATTTCATAAGCTTATTATATTTTATAATGCTCTTTATTTCATCTACGTAGGACTCACCACGTTCGGAGTATCCATCCAATCCTTTAATTATTTCAAATACATTACTGCTTGAATAATTTAATTCTCGAAGATTTTGATAACGTTTTCCACGCCCGAGTGTTAAATAGTATCCTCTTACTGAATCTTCTAACGAACTATATTTTTTTACCCATACCGTGGTGTTGTTATCTCTTTTTTCCTTAGCGGCAATCCGCTGTTCCTTTTTACTGACACTCCACATTCCGAATAAATTGTTCCCAAGAAGAAAAAAACGGGATGTGCCCCATGCACTCTCCATAGCCGCCTGAGCTATCGTGATACTTTTAGGTTGTGGTTTCAAAGCCATAAGCAGTTCTTCATTTGTCTTAACTTTGTAATATTGCTTTAATTCTTCTATTTTTTCGTTATTTTTATTTCGATTTAAATCAGTACTGATTTTTTTATATTCGTTATATCGTTCTTTATATATTTTATCAATAATAGGTACAACTAAGGCATAAAATCGTTGTTTTTTCTCTGTAACACTTATATTTTTAGAGGTTTTAATATAAGCATCTGCATGTGCATCAAGATATAGCAAAGTAACAATTAAAAAGAATTTTTTCATACCCTACCTAATTTTAATAAAGAGTAAAAAGATAGCCGCTTTTTGTAGAGACTTTTTTGTATCTATAACTGCCATCAAGCTCAATAACTACTCTATAATAGCCTTTATGTGTACCAATTTTGATAGATCTTACATCTTCATCTTTTACTTTTTTTATATAACTTCTTATATCAGTCTCTCTCTTAAAATCACACACTATTCTATGAGGATTAACTAGCAAGAATGTACGTAGTACTTTATCTTCAGTATCTATTTTTATCTCATTTTTATATATGTTAAATTTTATAAATGGCAGAGACACAATTTCTTTATAAATTTTTTTTACTTTTTTAGTTTCTACTTGTTTTGTAGGTTGTTTTAGAGAACTATTATCATTCTTCTCATCTTGATAATTTTGTGTAATAAATATAGGTAAATGCCAATCAATACTATTTTGCAGTTCAATTGTCTTTTGTGCAATACTACCGTCTAAATTTTTATAACTGACAGTTACACTCTCAATAGTTCTTGCAGTTGAAGGTAGTTGTATACTAGCACGTTTTAACGGTACATCTTCTTCATATTGATTTGTTGTTAATGGTATATCTTCGGCTTCTATTGGAAAGAATGGATTTTCTCTTGAAAAAAGTATTGTAGAAAGAAATAAGAATAAAAAAAGCTGCCTACCCATTATAAAAACCTATTTTTTGTAAACATTATATCACAAATCCCTTTTACTGTGCAGAGATCTCTTTAAGCTCAAAATATTCACGTTGTAATTCAGCATTTTCAGACTTTAGTCTTACGACTTCATTTTGGAGATATGTTTCATAATCTTGAAGATTTAGTAGTACCTCTACGGAATTTGTACCATAGAGGATAATACCTAAGTAGACACCAAAGGTTATAACTATAAAAACAAGTAAAAAGAACTTTTTTAGAGAAAGGCCGAGATATTTTTGAACAATATTCTGCTGAGTATCGATCTCCTCAAAAAGTTCTTCTTGCTGCATCATAACTCTTAGTTAAAAAGTGTAGAACCTAAATACTCACCATAAAAAACTTCGTTTTCTATCTCAAGAAGACGGTTGTATTTTGCAGTTCTTTCACCACGTGCAGTTGAACCTGTTTTAATCTCACCACAGTTTAGTGCAACAGCAAAATCAGCAATAAATGCATCTTCACTCTCACCAGAACGATGAGACATTACACATTTATACCCGTTTCTTTGTGCTAAACGTACAGTAAGCATAGTTTCACTTACAGAACCAATTTGATTTGGTTTAATTAAAATAGCATTACCAATACCTTTTTGGATACCTTCTGCTAAGATATTTGCATTTGTAACGAAAAGATCATCACCTACTAACTGAACCTTATCACCAAGTCTGTCAGTAAGAATTTTCCAACCGTCCCAGTCATCTTCACTTAGACCGTCTTCTATAGAAACGATTGGGTATTTAGCACATAAATCTTCATAATAAGATACTAATTCTTCTGAAGTAACAGTTCTGTTTTCAGATTCTAGTCTGTATCCACCCTCAACTACAAGTTCACTTGAAGCAACATCTAATGCAATTGCAATTTGCTCTCCGGCTTTGTATCCAGCTTTTTCAATTGCTTCCATGATAACTTGAATAGGTTCTTCATTCGAACTTAAATCCGGTGCGAAACCACCTTCATCACCAAGTGCAGTATTGTGGTTTTTATCTTTTAAAATCTTTTTGAGGTTATGATATACTTCAGCAGATGCTCTTAATGATTCTGCAAAGTCATTAAAACCAACCGGCATAATCATATATTCTTGGAAATCTACTGAATTGTCAGCATGGCTTCCACCGTTAATAATGTTAAGCATCGGTACAGGCATAACCATAGCATTAGCACCACCTAAATAACGGTAAAGAGGGATATTTAAACTTGTTGCAGCAGCGCGAGCAACAGCCATTGAAACACCGAGGACTGCATTTGCACCTAAATTTGAATAGTTATCAGTTCCATCAAGCTCTTTCATTGTAGCATCAATAATTGCTTGATTAAATGGACTCATACCGATTAAAGCGTCTGATATTTGAGAATTTACGTTTTCAACTGCTTGTAAAACACCTTTACCCATATATCTATCGCCACCATCACGAAGCTCTAATGCTTCACGCTTACCAGTACTTGCTCCACTTGGTACAATTGCACTCTCAACTGTACCATCGCTTAGTCTAACTGTAGCTTTTACAGTTGGATTACCACGAGAATCCATTACTTCGATTGCACTTACGTCATCTATGAACATTTATCTGCCTTTTTATAAATTATTAGTGCAATTTTAGCAAAATTTGTTTAAATCTTAGTTTATGCCTACAGATCATCCTCTGTAGCTTCAGCTATCTCTGAGGTATCCATAGTCATAAGAGAGCTGATACCCATTGCAACTTTGATTTTTTCTTCGATTTCACGTGCAAGTTCTGGTTCCTCTTTGAACTTTAGCTTCACATTTTCACGACCTTGTCCAAGTTTTGTTTCACCGTAGCTAAACCATGCACCGCTTTTGTCAATTATGTCTAGTTTCACACCGTAATCACAGAGTTCACCCTCTTTAGAGATCCCTTCACCGAACATAATGTCAAACTCAGCTTGTCTAAACGGAGGTGCTACTTTATTTTTAATTACTTTTGCTTTTACGCGGTTACCGATTTGTGCTTCACCCTGTTTGAGTGATGCGATACGACGAACATCAATTCTTACCGATGCATAGAATTTTAAAGCATTTCCACCTGTAGTTGTTTCAGGTGTTCCATATCCCATCATACCGATTTTCATACGGATTTGGTTAATGAAAATAACAGTACAGTTCATTTTATTTAAAACACCTGTCAGTTTTCTCAGTGCTTTTGACATTAAACGAGCTTGCACACCAACTTGCTGATCGTTCATTTCACCTTCAAGCTCAACTTTCGGTGTAAGTGCAGCAACAGAGTCGATTACGATTAAATCAACCGCCCCACTACGTGCTATCGTTTCAACAATATCTAAAGCTTGTTCACCGTAATCAGGTTGAGAGACTAAAAGATTATCAATATCTACACCTAGATTTTTTGCATATACAACATCTAAAGCATGTTCTGCATCAATAAATGCGCAAACACCACCGTTTTTTTGACACTCTGCAGTAATTTGAAGTGCCAGTGTTGTTTTACCAGAACTCTCTGGACCATATACTTCAATAACTCTTCCTTGCGGTACTCCGCCTATACCAAGTGCAAGGTCAAGTCCCAATGAACCTGTAGAGATCGCCTGAATAGGTTCTATCTCTTTATCCCCTAAACGCATTAAAGCACCTTTACCAAATGCTTTATCTATTTGTTTAATTGCTAAGTCGAGTGATTTTTGTTTGTTTGCATCCATGATTTATGCTCACTTATTTGAAATTTGGGAAATTATAGTAAAACTTT
This window of the Sulfurimonas sp. C5 genome carries:
- the asnB gene encoding asparagine synthase (glutamine-hydrolyzing) codes for the protein MCAIFGILGEYDEQKAKSALSKLAHRGPDFCGLTQEKNIFFAHQRLSINDTHHRSNQPLRYKDILLSFNGEIYNFQELKKELDFEFQTEGDSEVIIAAYLKWGIDFVQHLRGMFAIALKDGDKLYLFRDRLGKKPLFYMQQNNALYFASELKALTPFLSKKELNDDAMLSYLSFLAPTPPNTFYKGIYKLAAGEYLSFINNKVKVERYFDLLDNPSNIITSKEEALTKIEELLEESIYMRLDTQVPTAALLSGGIDSATINYYAQKKGLSLPSYTLGYKEFAKYDERSNAKESAEFLGIENIEVEIDQTSFIEKIDEVFYALDEPLNDPASVPLYMLFEKIKADGHKVVMSGEGSDELFLGYRQYFEYLDIEKAAVLMHKNWLKKYFRSNFSMNREWEWYKRIFDESLLFRTSGEKFTDLQKNTLLRRNIRDDESLKYLQPYRDRFVNSTHSDNSIWYSYIDLNLFQAEHFLTKLDRVSMAHSIESRTPFLDHKLAECIFSIDPKLRYQDGKTKALLKEIMQNKLDSKILTRKKKGFSNPYMEYLINSEEINLITEVNEQTGLFKDDVLERYIQTAAKGRFKQHLWGLYSLSHFLKREFL
- a CDS encoding DMT family transporter, which codes for MNKLMILAMFFWGSGWSALKILTYELPMDVVVFWRFFFMSLTFIPVLIYFNKPLRLTKDSLKFILSSSVLNVSFMFSSFYGIKYGLAGAGSVIITTFSPIMTFLLVALLFRNRLHNRQYFGLLLGLVGGYILLQLNDFSLFLNSANLYYLLCAVIWAGVTVLSQHSQKHIHPVHYSFFISVVATVFMFFYSYDSNLSAVFDQDLKFWSALIYLAVFGQTIATTIFFIASGKLGSEKTSSYMFLVPVFALLSASVLLDESMQLHVIVGGVISMLAVYFINKK
- a CDS encoding FAD-dependent oxidoreductase; its protein translation is MKKVLVLGGGFAGVDAAIHLRKKGYKVTLVSDRDYFYIYPTSIWVPTRNAEFKDVCVDLKELQQAHGFDLLIDGVKTIAYKENKVTLESGMQIEDYDYLILAIGASKMQPKGVENTLSICGAPEQSLLIRDKLDELITKGSGKIAMGFGGNPKDTSAVRGGPGFELMFNVHQLLKQKGIRQNFELTFFAPMPEPGKRMGPKALAMMDMFFTRLDIKKRFGKKITHFESDSVVFEDESKLEADFIMFIPAGNGHKVVQSSDLPQNDAGFVKTDDYSCVIDENGYMTNVYAVGDVAALEGYEWRAKQGHIAEVMAKNAVHNIYQRDNGGFDFKGYHEHLNILCVMDSGDGAAFVYRDEKRAFMLPLPFIGHWLKKGWGFYCRNSKLGKIPRIPGM
- a CDS encoding CNNM domain-containing protein — encoded protein: MDLLILFFLLSVGVSFLCSVLESVLLSINMSYVAVMEKERPNIGILLRIQKENINKSIASILILNTIANTLGAAAVGAQAAKIFGNDAVVYVSVILTFAILFLSEIIPKTIGAIYWKSLAPAAAYFIRVFIWFTYPVILLTLAVTNKISKGKKNAHTMTKEELLESMLLSEDEGVIDEKESEVIENILKLREIKVAEVLTPRSVVFALDENMTIKEVVNTQPAIFKFSRIPVFKNSIEEVTGIVLTKKIFKQALIDDSVPLTVIKKDIFSINEKIPVSKALDMFIAKKDHMFLVRDNYDQTEGIVTLEDCVETILGVEIMDESDTTEDMRELAKRKMKLKRRLQEEQ
- the mgtE gene encoding magnesium transporter, yielding MEEIEKYLQTHDDVEMHPSDIAKLLKELNAEEFKRAIKLVPKDIIGDVALALPDRYFEDVVGNLSIDELLHAVNELETDDQVEFLEELEDIDEEVAAEVFKKLDEENKEEIETLQSYDEDEAGAYMQLEVFTSYEDEVVQDVIKRFAKLRKEHELENVQNLFVVDRRNKLLYAVGLDDLLIFNFSKTIKENIEESEETFEPKKALDTEDIKEVVHYFEEYDLSVMPVVNGDGKLLGRITSDDIYDIINEHATEQMYKLAGVDDEAEEDDVLVAGQKRATWLGINLVTAIIASLVIGMFEQTLQSLVALAVLMPIVASMGGNAGTQTLTVVVRQLALGDISNGDALRILKKEIFIALMNGLVFAIVMGLIAWLWFDISMLGLVIGLSMIINLLMAGFFGAVVPLGLKVLKIDPAIGSTVILTTVTDVVGFFSFLGLATYILL
- a CDS encoding glucosaminidase domain-containing protein, translated to MKKFFLIVTLLYLDAHADAYIKTSKNISVTEKKQRFYALVVPIIDKIYKERYNEYKKISTDLNRNKNNEKIEELKQYYKVKTNEELLMALKPQPKSITIAQAAMESAWGTSRFFLLGNNLFGMWSVSKKEQRIAAKEKRDNNTTVWVKKYSSLEDSVRGYYLTLGRGKRYQNLRELNYSSSNVFEIIKGLDGYSERGESYVDEIKSIIKYNKLMKYDKK
- a CDS encoding AMIN domain-containing protein, which gives rise to MGRQLFLFLFLSTILFSRENPFFPIEAEDIPLTTNQYEEDVPLKRASIQLPSTARTIESVTVSYKNLDGSIAQKTIELQNSIDWHLPIFITQNYQDEKNDNSSLKQPTKQVETKKVKKIYKEIVSLPFIKFNIYKNEIKIDTEDKVLRTFLLVNPHRIVCDFKRETDIRSYIKKVKDEDVRSIKIGTHKGYYRVVIELDGSYRYKKVSTKSGYLFTLY
- the eno gene encoding phosphopyruvate hydratase, translated to MFIDDVSAIEVMDSRGNPTVKATVRLSDGTVESAIVPSGASTGKREALELRDGGDRYMGKGVLQAVENVNSQISDALIGMSPFNQAIIDATMKELDGTDNYSNLGANAVLGVSMAVARAAATSLNIPLYRYLGGANAMVMPVPMLNIINGGSHADNSVDFQEYMIMPVGFNDFAESLRASAEVYHNLKKILKDKNHNTALGDEGGFAPDLSSNEEPIQVIMEAIEKAGYKAGEQIAIALDVASSELVVEGGYRLESENRTVTSEELVSYYEDLCAKYPIVSIEDGLSEDDWDGWKILTDRLGDKVQLVGDDLFVTNANILAEGIQKGIGNAILIKPNQIGSVSETMLTVRLAQRNGYKCVMSHRSGESEDAFIADFAVALNCGEIKTGSTARGERTAKYNRLLEIENEVFYGEYLGSTLFN
- the recA gene encoding recombinase RecA; protein product: MDANKQKSLDLAIKQIDKAFGKGALMRLGDKEIEPIQAISTGSLGLDLALGIGGVPQGRVIEVYGPESSGKTTLALQITAECQKNGGVCAFIDAEHALDVVYAKNLGVDIDNLLVSQPDYGEQALDIVETIARSGAVDLIVIDSVAALTPKVELEGEMNDQQVGVQARLMSKALRKLTGVLNKMNCTVIFINQIRMKIGMMGYGTPETTTGGNALKFYASVRIDVRRIASLKQGEAQIGNRVKAKVIKNKVAPPFRQAEFDIMFGEGISKEGELCDYGVKLDIIDKSGAWFSYGETKLGQGRENVKLKFKEEPELAREIEEKIKVAMGISSLMTMDTSEIAEATEDDL